One Littorina saxatilis isolate snail1 linkage group LG1, US_GU_Lsax_2.0, whole genome shotgun sequence genomic window carries:
- the LOC138977146 gene encoding uncharacterized protein, translated as MNAFLLFDIASSALQWLQPVEVSNGSFVPACARENVTFPWNYTLSPEEHVMDTEWYYREDDNSSYKLLATQITRTSDHFLKDPYVSQIVEFVPPAGISLLNVKHWDRGIYSVHVNVNLHGSIVTHTQNASLYVDASVTEDGNLHARLLNRTMFNNGTKEHHLLLACGPFRSKWMSAVKAVWTTPDNQTLRSTSEENGYFLLAVPNPVETGDYKCKVENSSYTSACLPSFSPLLRGATVFVDGCDEGKTVLEATDSELREQLSLFETMKTEKARTDALLESLRVHVSSVSDYLGVRVDNGGTPKEGRVMAKYSASSSLVRACDDDWGFQEAKVVCRQLGLSGDNAIPWGRHHFGTGSTSYYLRFNALNCSGDEKTLQDCPFTQGSSSTDCSSGAFTDAGVTCEAPPMEVRLSGGSTPGEGRVELRLNGTWGTVCGALDTADAKVICTQLGLPSDVINTWSNGHFGQGTGPVYGHHFGCSGSEGSLHECLLRDRNSRYLNTDCAHTTDAAISCA; from the exons ATGAAtgcatttcttctttttgataTAGCATCTAGTGCGCTTCAGTGGCTCCAACCCGTGGAAGTGTCCAATGGTAGTTTTGTACCGGCCTGTGCACGAGAAAATGTCACCTTTCCCTGGAACTACACTCTGTCCCCTGAAGAACACGTGATGGACACTGAGTGGTACTACAGGGAGGACGACA ACTCATCCTACAAGCTGCTTGCTACGCAGATCACACGAACATCCGACCATTTCTTGAAAGATCCGTACGTCAGCCAGATCGTCGAGTTCGTCCCCCCGGCTGGCATTAGTCTGCTGAACGTGAAGCACTGGGATCGAGGCATCTACTCTGTGCATGTCAACGTCAACCTCCATGGCTCCATCGTCACCCACACGCAGAACGCCAGTCTCTACGTTG ATGCTTCAGTGACCGAAGACGGCAACCTTCACGCCAGACTACTGAACAGGACCATGTTCAACAACGGCACAAAGGAGCACCACCTTCTGCTCGCCTGTGGACCCTTCAGGAGCAAATGGATGTCTGCCGTGAAAGCAGTGTGGACG ACGCCAGACAACCAAACGCTGCGTAGCACGTCAGAGGAAAACGGGTACTTTCTTTTGGCCGTCCCAAACCCTGTGGAAACTGGAGACTACAAATGCAAGGTCGAAAACTCTTCATACACATCCGCATGCTTGCCGAGTTTCTCTCCCTTGCTTCGTGGAGCGACGGTGTTTGTTGACGGGTGTGACGAGGGCAAAACCGTGCTGGAAGCAACCGACTCGGAACTGCGTGAACAACTGAGTTTGTTCGAGACTATGAAGACGGAGAAAGCGAGAACTGACGCGCTGCTGGAGTCCTTGAGAGTGCATGTTTCTTCTGTGAGCGACTACC TCGGTGTTCGGGTGGATAACGGCGGCACCCCCAAAGAAGGTCGAGTGATGGCAAAATACTCCGCATCGTCTTCTTTAGTGAGAGCGTGTGATGACGATTGGGGCTTTCAAGAAGCTAAGGTCGTCTGCAGGCAGCTTGGACTATCAGG TGACAATGCCATTCCATGGGGCAGACATCATTTTGGCACTGGCTCGACTAGTTATTACCTGCGGTTTAATGCCTTAAATTGTAGTGGGGACGAGAAAACGCTGCAAGACTGCCCCTTTACCCAGGGGTCCTCCAGTACCGATTGTAGCAGTGGCGCTTTCACGGACGCGGGAGTCACGTGCGAAG CTCCACCCATGGAGGTGCGTTTGTCGGGTGGATCCACCCCGGGGGAGGGGCGGGTGGAGCTGCGATTGAACGGGACATGGGGGACAGTGTGTGGTGCGCTGGACACAGCTGATGCCAAGGTCATCTGCACGCAACTTGGACTGCCGAG TGACGTCATCAACACTTGGTCCAATGGGCACTTCGGCCAAGGGACGGGCCCGGTGTACGGACACCATTTTGGGTGTAGCGGTTCCGAGGGCAGTCTGCACGAGTGTCTGCTGCGTGACCGAAACAGTCGCTACTTAAACACTGATTGTGCGCACACGACCGACGCGGCAATCTCATGTGCCT GA